The following proteins are encoded in a genomic region of Oreochromis aureus strain Israel breed Guangdong linkage group 8, ZZ_aureus, whole genome shotgun sequence:
- the oat gene encoding ornithine aminotransferase, mitochondrial: MKGMFLQLSRAIRTAPALRCGIHSGTRPVSTAASKKRVERLLTSEEIYAREGKHGAHNYHPLPVALERGEGIYVWDVGGNRYFDFLSAYSAVNQGHCHPKIIAALTSQASKLTLTSRAFYNDVLGAYAEYITNMFGYDKVLPMNTGVEGGETACKLARKWAYNVKGIPKNKAKIIFAEGNFWGRTMAAISSSTDPSSYEGFGPYMPGFELVPFNDIPALEKALQDQNVAAFMVEPIQGEAGVVVPDQGYLTKVRELCTKYNVLWIADEVQTGLARTGRRLAVDHEDVRPDVVILGKALSGGVYPVSAVLCDDEIMLTIKPGEHGSTFGGNPVACRVAIAALEVMEEEKLADNAQRMGEKLRAQLNKLPKDIVTTVRGKGLLNAVVIKETKDYDAWRVCLRLRDNGLLAKPTHGDIIRLAPPLIIKEDELEECIDIIQRTIMSF, encoded by the exons ATGAAGGGAATGTTTCTCCAGCTGAGCCGTGCGATCCGTACCGCACCTGCTCTCCGTTGTGGCATCCATTCTGGGACGCGCCCCGTCTCAACTGCTGCCTCCAAAAAGAGGGTTGAGCGCTtgttgacttctgaggaaatctACGCTCGTGAAGGCAAGCATGGAGCTCACAACTACCATCCCCTTCCTGTTGCCCTGGAGAGAGGAGAAG GCATCTATGTGTGGGATGTGGGGGGCAACCGGTACTTTGACTTCCTCAGTGCATACAGTGCTGTAAACCAGGGCCACTGCCATCCCAAGATCATAGCTGCACTCACTTCCCAAGCATCTAAGCTCACCTTGACTTCCAGAGCGTTCTATAATGATGTGCTGGGAGCCTATGCGGAGTATATCACCAACATGTTTGGCTATGATAAAGTTTTGCCCATGAATACAG GTGTTGAGGGTGGTGAGACTGCCTGCAAGCTCGCACGCAAGTGGGCCTACAATGTGAAGGGGATTCCCAAAAACAAGGCAAAAATCATTTTTGCAG AGGGAAACTTCTGGGGCCGCACCATGGCAGCCATCTCCAGCTCCACTGATCCCAGTAGCTACGAGGGTTTCGGCCCCTATATGCCAGGATTTGAACTGGTCCCATTCAACGACATACCTGCACTAGAG AAAGCCCTTCAAGACCAAAATGTTGCAGCTTTCATGGTGGAGCCCATCCAAGGGGAAGCTGGTGTGGTGGTGCCCGACCAGGGCTACCTGACTAAAGTCAGGGAACTTTGCACAAAATACAAT GTGTTGTGGATTGCTGATGAGGTGCAGACAGGCTTGGCACGTACTGGCCGACGGCTGGCTGTGGACCACGAAGATGTTCGTCCGGATGTGGTCATTCTAGGCAAAGCTCTTTCTGGAGGAGTTTACCCG GTGTCTGCTGTACTGTGTGACGATGAGATAATGCTGACCATCAAACCTGGTGAGCACGGCTCCACATTCGGAGGAAACCCAGTGGCCTGTCGGGTAGCTATTGCTGCGCTAGAG gtgatggaggaggagaaactGGCAGATAATGCCCAGAGGATGGGGGAAAAGCTGCGGGCTCAGCTGAACAAACTGCCCAAAGACATTGTGACAACAGTGAGAGGAAAAGGCCTCCTCAATGCAGTCGTCATCAAAGAGACCAAAG ACTACGATGCGTGGAGAGTGTGCTTGCGTCTTCGGGACAATGGTCTGCTGGCCAAACCCACCCACGGTGACATCATCCGCCTGGCTCCTCCCCTCATCATCAAAGAGGACGAGCTAGAAGAATGCATTGACATCATCCAAAGAACCATCATGTCTTTCTAA
- the LOC116328833 gene encoding phospholysine phosphohistidine inorganic pyrophosphate phosphatase isoform X2 has protein sequence MRTSHFVMADTGWPGCAKSLKGVILDLCGVLYDSGEGDGVAIPGSIEAVKKLKESDLQLRFCTNETQATREKFVAKLRRLGFDISVSEVFPPAPAAIAVLKERGLRPHLLVHDGLLPEFDGVDKTNPNCVIVGDAAENFSYQNLNEAFRVLIGLEKPVLFSLGQGRYYKETDGLKLDVGVYMKALEYACDLKAEVIGKPSPTFFQSVLNDMGLQPHEVLMIGDDLLNDVGGAQHCGMKGVQVRTGKYSETRLPR, from the exons ATGCGCACTAGTCACTTCGTCATGGCTGACACTGGCTGGCCGGGCTGTGCTAAGAGTTTAAAAGGTGTCATTTTGGACCTGTGTGGAGTTTTATATGACAGCGGGGAGGGTGACGGAGTTGCCATTCCTGGCTCGATCGAAGCTGTGAAAAA GCTCAAGGAATCCGACCTGCAGCTGCGATTCTGCACCAATGAGACCCAGGCCACCAGAGAGAAGTTTGTAGCCAAGCTTCGAAGATTGGGCTTTGACATCTCTGTATCTGAAGTCTTCCCTCCTGCGCCTGCAGCCATAGCCGTTCTCAAAGAAAGAGGTTTACGTCCTCACTTGCTGGTGCATGATG GACTTCTCCCAGAGTTTGACGGTGTTGACAAAACCAACCCAAACTGTGTGATTGTAGGAGATGCGGCTGAAAATTTTTCCTATCAGAATTTGAACGAGGCTTTCAGGGTCCTTATAGGCCTGGAAAAGCCGGTGCTTTTCTCCCTGGGCCAGGG GCGATACTACAAGGAGACGGATGGTTTAAAATTAGATGTTGGCGTTTACATGAAAGCTTTGGAG taTGCCTGTGATTTAAAGGCAGAAGTAATTGGAAAACCTTCCCCAACATTCTTCCAGAGTGTTCTCAATGATATGGGCCTTCAACCACATGAG GTGCTGATGATTGGAGACGATCTTTTAAATGATGTAGGTGGGGCCCAACATTGTGGAATGAAAGGTGTACAGGTGCGGACTGGCAAGTACAG
- the LOC116328833 gene encoding phospholysine phosphohistidine inorganic pyrophosphate phosphatase isoform X3, protein MRTSHFVMADTGWPGCAKSLKGVILDLCGVLYDSGEGDGVAIPGSIEAVKKLKESDLQLRFCTNETQATREKFVAKLRRLGFDISVSEVFPPAPAAIAVLKERGLRPHLLVHDGLLPEFDGVDKTNPNCVIVGDAAENFSYQNLNEAFRVLIGLEKPVLFSLGQGRYYKETDGLKLDVGVYMKALEYACDLKAEVIGKPSPTFFQSVLNDMGLQPHEVLMIGDDLLNDVGGAQHCGMKGVQVRTGKYR, encoded by the exons ATGCGCACTAGTCACTTCGTCATGGCTGACACTGGCTGGCCGGGCTGTGCTAAGAGTTTAAAAGGTGTCATTTTGGACCTGTGTGGAGTTTTATATGACAGCGGGGAGGGTGACGGAGTTGCCATTCCTGGCTCGATCGAAGCTGTGAAAAA GCTCAAGGAATCCGACCTGCAGCTGCGATTCTGCACCAATGAGACCCAGGCCACCAGAGAGAAGTTTGTAGCCAAGCTTCGAAGATTGGGCTTTGACATCTCTGTATCTGAAGTCTTCCCTCCTGCGCCTGCAGCCATAGCCGTTCTCAAAGAAAGAGGTTTACGTCCTCACTTGCTGGTGCATGATG GACTTCTCCCAGAGTTTGACGGTGTTGACAAAACCAACCCAAACTGTGTGATTGTAGGAGATGCGGCTGAAAATTTTTCCTATCAGAATTTGAACGAGGCTTTCAGGGTCCTTATAGGCCTGGAAAAGCCGGTGCTTTTCTCCCTGGGCCAGGG GCGATACTACAAGGAGACGGATGGTTTAAAATTAGATGTTGGCGTTTACATGAAAGCTTTGGAG taTGCCTGTGATTTAAAGGCAGAAGTAATTGGAAAACCTTCCCCAACATTCTTCCAGAGTGTTCTCAATGATATGGGCCTTCAACCACATGAG GTGCTGATGATTGGAGACGATCTTTTAAATGATGTAGGTGGGGCCCAACATTGTGGAATGAAAGGTGTACAGGTGCGGACTGGCAAGTACAG